DNA sequence from the Arthrobacter jinronghuae genome:
GGCGAATCCGCCGTAGGTGTCAACGATGATCTTGCGGCCGGTGAGGCCGGCATCGCCGACGGGGCCGCCGATGACGAACGGGCCGCCCGGGTTGATGATGTGCTCGACGGCCGAGATGTCGAGGTCGGTGCCGGCGAGGACGGGGTTGACCACGTACTCCACCATGTCGGCCCGCAGTTGTTCCAGGTCCAGCTCCGCGGCGTGCTGCGTGGAGACAACCACGGAGTCCACGGAAACCGGCCGGTCGCCGTCGTACCCCACGGTGACCTGGGTCTTGCCGTCAGGGCGCAGGTACGGAAGGGTGCCGTCCTTGCGGACAGTGGTGAGGCGTTCGGAGAGCCGGTGTGCCAGCCAGATAGGCGTGGGCATAAGTACCGAGGTCTCGTCGCTGGCGTAGCCGAACATGATGCCCTGGTCCCCCGCGCCCTGGGCGTCATAGGGGTCAATGACCTTCCCGGTCCGGTTCTCCAGGGAGTTGAACACGCCTGAAGCAATTTCCGGGGACTGCTGGCCGATGGAGACGGACACGCCGCAGCGGGCGCCGTCGAAGCCGTTGGCCGAGGAATCGTAACCAATGTCCAGGATGGTGTCGCGCACCAGCTGCGGGATTTCAACGTAACCCTCGGTGGTTACTTCTCCGGCGACGTGCACCAGTCCGGTGGTCACCAGGGTTTCAACGGCTACCCGGGACTCGGGGTCAACCTTGAGCAGGCCGTCGAGGATTGCGTCACTGATCTGGTCACAGATTTTGTCCGGGTGGCCCTCAGTGACGGATTCCGAGGTGAAAAGGCGCAGATTGGACTGCGGCTTAGCGGGAGAGGAAGTAGAAGTCACGGGATTTACTCTACCGGGCCCCACCGACCATCCAAGCACGCGCAGGGTGCGCAGCCTCAGGCGGTGCGTGCAGCGAGCTCGGCGGAAATCCGCGCGATGATGCGTGCCGAAACGTCGGCTTTGGTACCGGCAGCGCTCTCGCCTGCATCCTCTGCGGCGTCTGCCGGTGAGAGAATCCTCACCTCGGTTTCGTCCTGGCCGAAGACAAGGGATTTGCCGACCCGGTTGAGGACCAGCAGGTCGCAGCCCTTGCGGGCAAGCTTCTTACGCCCGTATTCGAGCACATCGGAGGTGGCATCTCCGGTTTCGGCAGCAAAGCCGACAATGAGCTTGGGGGTGCGTGTTCCGGCTGCGTCGCGCGCCTGGACCAGTTCGCGCAGGATGTCGGGATTCCTGACGAGGGTGATCACGGGATCAGCTTCGTCGTCGCGCTTCTTGATTTTGGTGTCCACCACCTGTGAGGGACGGAAATCCGCCACCGCAGCGGCCATGATCACGACGTCGGAGTCCGCGGCAGCCGCATGCACAGCGGTACGCAGTTCGAGGGCCGTTTCAACGCGGAGAAGCTCGACGCCGCTCGGCGCCGGAACGTCCATGTGCGCCGCTATGAGCCGCACCCGGGCGCCGGCCGCCAGAGCCGCTTCGGCCAGCGCTGTCCCCTGCTTTCCTGAGGAGCGGTTGCCGAGGAACCGGACCGGGTCCAGCGGTTCACGGGTGCCGCCGGCAGTGATGGTGACGGTGGTGCCGGCCAGCGCGCCGGGGGCGGATGCCGGCTGGGCGGCTTCGGCGGCTGCTTTAACGGCGGCCAGTGCGGCGGTGAAGATAGCCTCAGGTTCCGGCAGGCGGCCGGGGCCGGTGTCCTTGCCGGTAAGCCGCCCGATGCCCGGCTCCAGCACCACGGCGCCCCGGCTGCGCAGGGTTGCGACGTTGGCGGTGGTTGCGGGATGCATCCACATTTCGGTATGCATGGCCGGCGCGAAAACCACCGGCCCGCGGGCCATCAGCAGGGTGTTGGTGAGCAGGTCGTTCGCCTGGCCGGCGGCAGCCCGGGCCAGCAGGTCCGCAGTGGCCGGGGCCACCACGATCAGATCCGCTTCATGTCCGAGCCGCACATGGTTAACCTTCTCCACTTCGTCGAAGACGGAGGAGGAGACGGGGTTGCCCGAGAGCGCCTCCCAGGTGGAGACGCCGACGAACTGCTTGGAGGATTCGGTGGGGACAACAGTGACGTTGTGCCCGGCCTCGGTGAAAAGCCGCAGCAGCGACGCGGCCTTGTACGCGGCGATTCCGCCGCCGACGCCCAGGACTATGCGCACGCTGCTGCCTTCCCCCTTGTGTTCGCTGAGCTTTACTCGGCGTTCTCGTTCGGGCGCACCACGAGCATGCCGTCGTTGATCTCGCGCAGGGCGATGGACAACGGCTTTTCGTTCAGCTTGGTTTCCACCAGCGGGCCGACGTACTCGAACAGGCCCTCGTGCAGCTGGGAGTAGTAGGCGTTGATCTGGCGGGCGCGCTTGGCACCGTAGATGACCAGCGCGTACTTGGAATCGGCTGCTTCGAGCAGGTCGTCGATCGGCGGGTTGATGATGCCTTCAGACACAGGGTTCTCCAAAATTCTTGAACGGGATTCGCGGTTTGTCAGCGCGTGCGCGGACTGATTCCCATGAGTGATACAAGCTCAGCTGCCGCCCGCTGGACGTCATCATTAATGACGGTGTGATCGAACTCGGACTCGGCAGCAAGTTCCAGTTTAGCGGTTTCCAGCCGTTGCTGCTGCTCTTCGGACGTTTCGGTTCCGCGCCCCACCAGGCGCCGCACCATTTCATCCCATGTGGGCGGGGCCAGGAACACGAAATTCGCCTCCGGCATGGACTTCTTAACCTGCCGGGCACCCTGCAGATCGATCTCCAGCAACACGCTGCGGCCCTCGGCCATGGCTGCCTCGACGGTGCGGCGCAGGGTTCCGTAGCGGTTGCGTCCGTGGACCACTGCCCACTCGAGCATCTGGTCCTTTTCAACCATTTCGTCGAACTCTTCGGCGCTGACAAAGAAGTAATGTACGCCGTCTTCTTCGCCCGGCCGGGGGGCACGGGTGGTGGCCGAGACGGAAAGCCAGACCTCGGGATAGTTGTCCCGGATATAGGTGGATACAGTGCCCTTGCCAACTGCGGTTGGACCTGCCAGAACTGTCAGCCGCGGTTGCGACACGTAAACCTCATTCACTCGTTGTTATTGCTGGCCTCCGGAGCCTAATGGCCCGCCAGCAGGTCTATCAGCGCCTTGCGCTGATGCACGCCCAACCCCCGGACCCGGCGGGTCGGCGCGATACCTACCGTAGCCATTATTCCAGCTGCGCGGCGCTCCCCGACACCAGGCAGGGCGCGCAGCAGGTCCATGACCTTCAGCCGGCCGATTGCTTCCTCTCCGGAACGGGACAGGATGACTTCTTCGATGCTGAGGTCACCGGACTTGATTCGTGACTTGACCTCGGCGCGGACAGCTCGGGCCGCAGTGGCCTTTTCGCGGGCCAGCGTACGCTCGGCTTCGGTCAGTGGCTTGAGGTTCAAGAGACTCTCCCGGACGAGGACACACCGCTGTCAGCGGCTCTGCTGGTAGGTCCGAACCTATCCGTAATCGAAGCCCAATTGCAATGGAAACCGCTTCGCACCACACGCCGCTCCGCTAGCGTACGGATGCCAGCTCCGCTCCGGTCCGCAGCGCTGCCTCGCGCAGGGCCCGGGGATCGGGGCCGGCCCGCAGGATGCCGCGGCTGGAGGTCGCCAGGACGTTGGGGTACGCCGCAGCGAAGGTTGCGCGCAGGTCGGCGGCCGTTGCGCCCTGGGCGCCCAGTCCCGGTGCGAGCAGCGGGGCACGCGAGGCGGCAAGGTCAATCTCGAGGTCGGCCAGTGCCGTGCCGACGGTCGCGCCCACCACGAGTCCGACGGAACCCAGCTCCGTCCCGGGAACCACTCCCGGACCGGCGTTTTCCGCCGCAGCCGCGTCCACGATCCGGGCCGCTACGGAGCGTGCCGCTCCCCCGGCGCCGACGTGCTGAACGGACGCCCCTTCCGGGTTTGACGTCAGTGCCAGGACAAACACGCCCCGCCCGCTGGCAGCGGCAAGGTCCAGGGCGGGCCGCAGTGATTCGAACCCGAGATACGGACTGAGTGTCACGGCGTCGGCCGCCAGCGGCGAACCGTCCCGCAGCCACGCGTCCGCATAGGCAGCCATCGTGGAGCCGATGTCCCCGCGCTTGGCGTCGGCGATACTGAGCACGCCGGCGTCCGAACAGGCCGCCAGCAGGCGTTCGAGGACCGCGATCCCGGCGGATCCGTGGCGTTCATACAGCGCCGCCTGCGGCTTCACGGCTGCAACCTGCTCCCCCACCGCCGCGAGGACGCTGAGGGAGAAACGCTCCAGCCCGGCGGCGTCGTCGTTCAGGCCCCACTCGGCCAACAGCCCGGGATGCGGATCAATGCCGACGCACAGCTGCCCGCGGCGGTCCATGGCCGCGCGCAGCCGTGTGCCGAAAGCGGGTCGCTCCTCAGGCACCGGCTGCCTTCAACCGGGCCGCGTGTTCCTGCAGTGAGGTCACGTCCCATTCGTAGGACCGCATTGCTTCGATTGCCTGGACCGCAGCACCGAACTCGGAAACGGTGGTGACCACGGGGCAGCCGATGGACGTGGCCGCGGCACGGATTTCGTATCCGTCGCCGCGGGCCTGACCGCCGGAAGGCGTGTTGACCACGAGGTTGATTTCTCCGGCGGTAATCAGGTCGACGACGGTCCCTTCCCCGTTCGGTCCCGTACCTTCGCCGACCTTGCGCACCACGGTGGCGGCAATGCCGTTGCGGCGCAGCACCTCGGCGGTGCCGCCCGTGGAGAGGATCTCGAAGCCGAGGTCGGTCATCCGCTTCACCGGCATGATGATGGAGCGCTTATCCCGGTTCGCCACCGATACGAAGACCTTGCCGGCGGTGGGCAGGGCACTGTTGGCGGCGGCCTGGGACTTGGCGAAGGCGGTGTCGAAGTACTTGTCGATGCCCATGACCTCCCCGGTGGACCGCATTTCCGGGCCCAGCAGGGAGTCCACCACGGTGCCTTCCGGTGTGCGGAACCGGCTGAACGGCAGCACCGCTTCCTTCACGGCCACGGGGGCGTCCAGCGGCAGGGTGGACCCGTCGCCCACGGCGGTCAGCTTCCCGGCGGCCCGCAGCTCGGCGATGCTGCTGCCGGTGCCGATCAGCGCCGCGGCCTTGGCCAGTTGGACGCCGGTGGCCTTGGAGACAAACGGCACCGTGCGGGAGGCACGCGGGTTGGCTTCGATGACGTAGAGGATGTCCGAGGCCAGGGCGAACTGGATGTTGATCAGGCCGCGGACGCCGACGCCGGCGGCGATCACCCGGGTGGCTTCGCGGACCCGGTCGATCACGTCGGTGCCGAAGGTGATGGGCGGCAGCACGCAGGCCGAGTCGCCGGAGTGGATGCCGGCTTCCTCGATGTGCTCCATGATTCCACCCACGTAGAGGTCGGTGCCGTCGAAGAGCGCGTCGACGTCGATCTCGATGGCGTCTTCCAGGAACCGGTCCACCAGGACCGGATGGTCCGGGGTGATCTCGGTGGCGTTGGCGATGTAGCGGGAGAGGTTGGCTTCGTCGTAGACAATTTCCATGCCGCGGCCGCCCAAGACATAGGACGGGCGGACCAGGACGGGGTAGCCGATCTCATCCGCCACCCGCTTGGCGTCCTCGAAGGACACGGCCGTGCCGTTCTTGGGCGCGGTCAGTCCGCCCTCATCCAGGACCTGCTGGAACGCACCGCGGTGTTCGGCCAGGTCGATTGCGGCGGGCGAGGTGCCCAGGATGGGCACGCCGGCGTCGGCCAGGGCCTGCGCCAGCTTCAGCGGCGTCTGCCCGCCGAGCTGGACGAAGACGCCCAGGACCCCGCCGGTGCGCTGCTCCGCGGCGATGACCTCCAGGACATCCTCCAGGGTCAGCGGCTCGAAGTAGAGCCGGTCGGAGATGTCGTAGTCGGTGGAAACGGTTTCCGGGTTGCAGTTGATCATCACGGTCTCGTGGCCGGCTTCGCGCAGTGCCATGGTCGCGTGGACGCAGGAGTAGTCGAACTCGATCCCCTGCCCGATCCGGTTCGGGCCCGAGCCGAGGATGATGATGGACGGCTTGGCGTGCTCGGCCACCTCGTCCTCCTCGTCATACGAGGAGTAGTGGTACGGCGTGTACGCGGCGAATTCGGCGGCGCAGGTGTCCACTGTCTTGTAGACCGGCCGCACGTTCAGGGCGTGCCGCACGCCGCGCACCACTGCTTCGGGGGTGTTGGTCAGCGCACCGATCTGCTCATCGGAGAAGCCGTGCCGCTTGGCCAGGCGGAGAATGTCCTCGTCGACCGACGGCGTGGCGCGGATCTGCTCAGCGGTTTCGTTGATGAGCACCAGCTGGTCCAGGTACCAGGGGTCAATGCCGGTGGCTTCGAAGAGTTCCTCGATCGTTGCCCCGCCCAGCAGGGCCTGCTGCACCTGCTGCAGCCGGGCGGTGGTGGGCCGCCGGGAAGCCTCAATGAGTCCGGGCACGTCGGCGGCATCCACCGGATCAAAGGACAGCGAAGAGCCCTTCTGCTCCAGCGAACGCAGCGCCTTCTGCAGGGCTTCGGTGAAGTTGCGGCCGATCGCCATGGCCTCGCCCACGGACTTCATGGTGGTGGTCAGCGTGGGATCCGCGGCCGGGAACTTCTCGAACGCGAACCGCGGAACCTTCACCACCACGTAGTCCAGGGTGGGCTCGAACGACGCCGGGGTCTTCTTGGTGATGTCGTTCGGAATCTCGTCCAGGGTGTAGCCGAGGGAAAGCTTTGTGGCGATCTTGGCGATGGCGAAGCCGGTGGCCTTGGATGCCAGGGCCGAGGAGCGGGACACGCGGGGATTCATTTCAATGACCACCACGCGGCCGGTGTCCGGCTCGATGGCGAACTGGATGTTGCAGCCGCCGGTGTCCACGCCTACCTCGCGGATCACGGCGATCGCGATGTTGCGCAGCTTCTGGTACTCGCGGTCGGTGAGGGTCATGGCCGGGGCCACGGTGATCGAGTCGCCGGTGTGCACGCCCACCGGATCGAAGTTTTCGATGGAACAGACAACAACCACGTTGTCGTTCTTGTCCCGCATCATTTCCAGTTCGTATTCCTTCCAGCCCAGGATGCTCTCTTCGAGCAACACCTCGGAGGTGGGGCTGTACTGGATGCCGGCGCCGGCAATGCGGCGGAGGTCCTCGGCGTTGTAAGCCAGGCCGGAGCCGAGCCCGCCCATCGTGAAGGAGGGCCGGACCACCATCGGGTAGCCCAGTTCCTCCGCGGCGGCGAAGGCCTCGTCCATGCTGTGCACGATGATCGACTTCGCGGATTCGGCACCGCAGCGCTCGACGACGCCCTTGAACTTCTCGCGGTCTTCGCCGAGTTCGATCGCGGCGATGTTCGCGCCGATCAGTTCCACGTTGTACTTTTCCAGCGCACCGCTCTTGTCCAGGGCGATGGCGGTGTTCAGTGCGGTCTGTCCGCCGAGGGTGGGCAGGATCGCGTCGGGCCGTTCCTTGGCAATGATCTTCTCGACCACCTCCGGGGTGATCGGCTCCACGTACGTGGCGTCGGCGAATTCCGGGTCGGTCATGATGGTGGCCGGGTTGGAGTTCACGAGGATGACCCGCAGGCCCTCCTCCTTGAGCACCCGCAGGGCCTGCGTTCCGGAGTAGTCGAATTCCGCGGCCTGGCCGATGACGATCGGGCCGGAGCCGATGACCAGGACGGACTTGAGGTCGGTTCTGCGGGGCATTAGATGCTTTCCTTGCTCTTGCTGGCGGCCATCAGGTCCACGAAGCGGTCGAAGAGGTACGCGGAGTCGTGCGGTCCGGCGGCAGCCTCGGGGTGGTACTGGACCGAGAAGGCGGGGATATCGAGGCAGGCGAGGCCCTCGACGACGTCGTCGTTCAGGCTCACGTGGCTGACCTCCACCCGGCCGTAGCGGGCCTCGGGTGCGGTGACGGGGCCGTCCAGCGGGGCGTCGACGGCGAACCCGTGGTTCTGGCTGGTGATTTCCACCTTGCCGGTCCGCCGGTCCATGACGGGCTGGTTGATCCCGCGGTGCCCGTAGCGCAGCTTGTAGGTGCCGAAGCCCAGGGCCCGGCCGAGGATCTGGTTGCCGAAGCAGATCCCGAAGAACGGGATGCGGGCGTCCAGCACTTCGCGCAGCAGGTCCACCTGGACGTCGGCGGTGGCCGGGTCGCCGGGGCCGTTGGACATAAACACGCCGTCGGCGTTGAGGGCTTTGATGTCCTCGAAGGTGGCGGCGGCGGGCAGCACGTAGGTGCGGATTCCGCGTTCGGCCAGGCGTACCGGCGTCATGGACTTGATGCCCAGGTCGATGGCGGCGACGGTGAACAGCGGTTCGCCGGCCCACCCGTGGTCCGCCGGATCAATGAGGTAGGTTTCGTCCACGCTGACCTCTTCGGCCAGCCGTGCGCCCTCCATACCCTGCTGGGCACGGACCTCGGCGAGCAGTTCGCTGTCCGGACGTTCGGCGTCGGCCCCGGAGAAGATCCCGGCCTTCATGGCGCCGCGTTCGCGCAGGTGCCGCGTCACGGCGCGGGTGTCGACGCCGGAGATGCCGACGACGCCCTGTTCCGCCAGCTGCTCGTCCAAGGTGGATTCGGAACGCCAGCTGGAGGGGCGGCGGGCGGCGTCGCGCACAATGTACCCGGCCACCCAGATGCGCCGGGACTCGGCGTCGTCGCCGTTTACGCCGGTGTTGCCGATATGCGGGGCCGTCTGGACCACGAGCTGCCGGGCATAGGAGGGGTCGGTGATGGTCTCCTGGTATCCGGTCATGCCGGTGGCGAACACCGCTTCGCCCAGGGCCGTTCCCTGCGCGCCGTAGGCACGCCCGCGGAAGCTGCGGCCGTCTTCCAGCATCAGGACGGCCGGGGTGGGATTGATGATTTCGTGCACTGTCACAGTTGTTCCTCGCTAGGGGTGGCCGATTCCGGCAGAAGTTCAGTAATGGCGCGGACCAGGGGTGTCTTCTCGTCCGCGGAGCGGGTGCGGAAGCCGGTGTCGACGCGCTTGGGTCCCAGCTGCCAGGTCACGATGACCAGTCCGTCCTTTTCAACGAATTTTCCGGCCATGCCGCGCTCCAGCCGGACGCTGTGCAGATCCTGCCGCGGAATCCAGAGGTCGTCGGCGCCGGAGCGGGCAAAGAGCACGCCTTCGGGGAAAACAGCGGCGGTGGCGTTGGATTTTACGCCCAGCCCGTAAACCGCCACGCGGTCCAGCCAGTCACCCGCGGTGGTGGTGGCGACGTATTGGCCCAGCGCCTGGAAGCCCGGATCGGACAGCTCGTCCGGCAGGGGCCGGGGGCGGGGCGTGTCCTGCTGGCGGCGTCGTCGGCCGCGCCAGCCCAGGGCGAACAGACCCAGGACCACGACGATAAGGGCGGCCAGGCCCAGGAAGAAAAAGACCAGTTCCATCAGGATTCCTTTGCGGCAGCGGGGTGGGGCGTGTTCAGTCTGCCGTTCAGGACGGTGGGGTGGCCGGCGTAGAAAACCGTTTCGACTCCACCGGGCAGTTCCAGTCCGGCAAACGGACTGTTGCGTCCCTTGCTAGCCATCTTAGAAGGGTCGACCCTTCTTCGCGCAGACGGGTTCACCAATATGACGTTGGCCGGTTCGCCGGCGGCCAGGGGCCTGCCCTGGCCCGGGACCCGGCCGATCAGCGCTGGTGTCGCAGAGGTGACGCGGGCGAAACCTGCCCAGTCCATCAGCCCCGTGTCGATCATCGCGTGCTGCACCACCGAGAGTGCCGTCTCCAGGCCGGTCATGCCCATGGCCGCCGTCGCCCACTCGCCTTCCTTGTGCTCGCTGGGGTGCGGGGCATGGTCGGTGCCGACAATGTCGATGGTGCCGTCGGCGAGGCCGCGGCGGACCGCCTGCACGTCCGCTTCGGTGCGCAGGGGCGGGTTCACCTTGTAGACCGGATCATAGGTCCGCACCAGTTCATCGGTCAGCAGCAGATGGTGCGGGGTTACCTCGGCGGTGACCCGGATGCCGCGATCCTTGGCCCAGCGGAGGATTTCCACCGACCCCGCGGTCGAGACGTGGCAGACATGCAGGCGGGAGCCTGTGTGCCGTGCCAGCAGGACATCGCGGGCGATGATGGATTCCTCGGCGACGGCGGGCCAGCCGGCCAGCCCGAGGACGGCGCTGACTTCCCCTTCGTTCATCTGCGCGCCTTCGGTGAGGCGTGGCTCCTGGGCGTGCTGGGCAACGACGCCGTCGAATGCCTTCACGTATTCCAGCGCACGGCGCATCAGCACCGGGTCCGAGACGCACTTGCCGTCGTCGGAAAACACGCGTACCCGGGCGCGGGAATCGGCCATCGCGCCGAGTTCGGCAAGCTGCCGGCCCTCAAGGCCCACGGTGACCGCCCCTACCGGACGCACATCCACCCAGCCGGACCGCTCCCCCAGGCTCAGGACCTGTTCCACCACGCCGGCGGTGTCTGCGACCGGCATGCTGTTGGCCATGGCGTGCACGGCGGTGAAGCCGCCGAGCGCTGCGGCACGGGTGCCGGTTTCCACCGTTTCGGCGTCTTCCCGGCCGGGTTCGCGGAGGTGTGTGTGCAGGTCCACCATGCCGGGCAGGGCGACCAGGCCCTCCGCCTCCACCACGAGGGCGCCCTCGGGCACCGGCAGCGCCGGTGCGACGGCGGTGATGGTGCCGTCCTCGATGCGGATATCCGCACGTTCGGTGCCGAGCACTGACGCTCCGCGGATCAAATAGGTGCCGGAAGTGCTCATCGCGTCTGCTCCTGCTGGGTACGGGCGGTGCTGTTCTCTCCGGAGAGCAGCAGGTAAAGGGCGGCCATCCGCACGGAGACGCCGTTGCGGACCTGGTCCAGGACGGTGGAGCGGGGCGAATCAGCGGCACGGGCGGAAATTTCCAGCCCGCGGTTCATCGGACCGGGGTGCATGATGATGGTGTCCGTCAGGCCCAGGGCGTCCAGCCGGTCGAGGCGGACGTCGTCCAGGCCCCAGCGGCGGGAATACTCGCGGACGGACGGGAAGAAAGCCGAGTGCATCCGTTCGCCCTGCACCCGCAGCATCATGACGGCATCCGGCCGGGTCGCCAGCGCCTCGTCCAGGTCGTAGCTGACGGTGCAGGGCCAGGACTCGACGCCGAACGGCAGCAGCGTGGGCGGTGCAACCAGGGTGACCTCCGCGCCGAGTGTCCGAAGCAGCCACAGGTCCGAGCGGGCAACCCGCGAATGCAGCACGTCCCCGGCAATCACCACCTTCATTCCGGCCAGGTCGGTGCCGGCGGACTCCGTGCCGTGCAGCCGCGCCCAGTGCCGCCGCATGGTGAAGGCATCCAGCAGCGCCTGGGTGGGGTGTTCGTGCGTGCCGTCCCCGGCGTTGAGCACTGCGGCATCAATCCAGCCGGAGGAGGCCAGCCGCGCGGGCGCTCCGGAGGATCCGTGCCGGATCACCACGGCGTCGGCGCCCATGGCTGCCAGCGTCTGTGCCGTGTCCTTCAGTGATTCGCCCTTGGAGACCGACGACCCCTTGGCGGAGAAATTGATGACGTCGGCGGACAGCCGTTTCGCGGCCGCTTCAAAGGAGATGCGTGTGCGGGTGGAGTCCTCGAAGAAGAGGTTCACCACGGTGCGGCCGCGCAGGGCCGGGAGCTTCTTCACTTCCCGCTCCCCTACCGCGGCCATCTGCTCCGCCGTATCCAGGATGGCCAGGGCGTCATCCCGGCCAAGGTCCAGCGTGGACAGCAGGTGCCTCATGCAATGCCCTCGATGACCACTTCGTCTGTGGCCGGCCCGCCTGCGGCCGAGCTGTCGCTTTCGGCCAGCCGGACCCGGACCTGTTCAATGGAAGCGGTAGGCAGGTTCTTGCCCACGTGGTCAGCGCGGATGGGCAGTTCGCGGTGGCCGCGGTCCACGAGCACCGCCAGCCGGACGATGCGCGGCCGGCCCAGGTCCACGAGGGCATCGAGCGCGGAGCGGATGGTGCGGCCGGAATACAGGACGTCGTCCACCAGCACCACCACCTTGTCATCAATGCCGGTGACCGGGACGCGGGTGGCGTAGGGCGGCCGGGTGGGCCTGCGGGCGAGATCGTCGCGGAACATGGTGACATCGAGCTGGCCGGTGATGGCAGCGGGATCGACGCCGGGGGCCGCCGCCGCGATCTTCGCGGCCAGGCGCTGGGCCAACGGATAGCCGCGGCGCGGAATCCCCATCAGGACCAGGTCTTCGGGGCCCTTGTTGGCCTCGAGGATCTCATAGGCAATACGCGTCAGGGCGCGGTCAATGTCAGCTGAAGACAAAACAGTACGGCTGGAAATGGCATCTTTGGCCGTCATATTCGCTTCCTCCTTCCCCGCCTCACAGGACGGAACTTAAAGGTTGAATGCGGCACCAAGCTATCACAGGCCACGCCGCCGCCCGCTGTGTGTGACGCTAAGTGCCGCGCTGCAACTATCCTGTCTGCTATGAGCAGGCCCAGCGCATGAGCGCACCCGGTATCTTCCCCGCCCAGCAGCAGCATCCAGCCCCTCCGGGCTACGGCCCTGGCGACGGCGCCGCACCCGTCCAGGCGTTCTGGTCCCCTCCGGCACCACGCCGGGACAAGGGCCTGGCCGCCACCGTAGTGCTGATTGCGCTCTCCGCCG
Encoded proteins:
- the carA gene encoding glutamine-hydrolyzing carbamoyl-phosphate synthase small subunit; its protein translation is MLEDGRSFRGRAYGAQGTALGEAVFATGMTGYQETITDPSYARQLVVQTAPHIGNTGVNGDDAESRRIWVAGYIVRDAARRPSSWRSESTLDEQLAEQGVVGISGVDTRAVTRHLRERGAMKAGIFSGADAERPDSELLAEVRAQQGMEGARLAEEVSVDETYLIDPADHGWAGEPLFTVAAIDLGIKSMTPVRLAERGIRTYVLPAAATFEDIKALNADGVFMSNGPGDPATADVQVDLLREVLDARIPFFGICFGNQILGRALGFGTYKLRYGHRGINQPVMDRRTGKVEITSQNHGFAVDAPLDGPVTAPEARYGRVEVSHVSLNDDVVEGLACLDIPAFSVQYHPEAAAGPHDSAYLFDRFVDLMAASKSKESI
- a CDS encoding PH-like domain-containing protein — encoded protein: MELVFFFLGLAALIVVVLGLFALGWRGRRRRQQDTPRPRPLPDELSDPGFQALGQYVATTTAGDWLDRVAVYGLGVKSNATAAVFPEGVLFARSGADDLWIPRQDLHSVRLERGMAGKFVEKDGLVIVTWQLGPKRVDTGFRTRSADEKTPLVRAITELLPESATPSEEQL
- a CDS encoding dihydroorotase — its product is MSTSGTYLIRGASVLGTERADIRIEDGTITAVAPALPVPEGALVVEAEGLVALPGMVDLHTHLREPGREDAETVETGTRAAALGGFTAVHAMANSMPVADTAGVVEQVLSLGERSGWVDVRPVGAVTVGLEGRQLAELGAMADSRARVRVFSDDGKCVSDPVLMRRALEYVKAFDGVVAQHAQEPRLTEGAQMNEGEVSAVLGLAGWPAVAEESIIARDVLLARHTGSRLHVCHVSTAGSVEILRWAKDRGIRVTAEVTPHHLLLTDELVRTYDPVYKVNPPLRTEADVQAVRRGLADGTIDIVGTDHAPHPSEHKEGEWATAAMGMTGLETALSVVQHAMIDTGLMDWAGFARVTSATPALIGRVPGQGRPLAAGEPANVILVNPSARRRVDPSKMASKGRNSPFAGLELPGGVETVFYAGHPTVLNGRLNTPHPAAAKES
- a CDS encoding aspartate carbamoyltransferase catalytic subunit, with translation MRHLLSTLDLGRDDALAILDTAEQMAAVGEREVKKLPALRGRTVVNLFFEDSTRTRISFEAAAKRLSADVINFSAKGSSVSKGESLKDTAQTLAAMGADAVVIRHGSSGAPARLASSGWIDAAVLNAGDGTHEHPTQALLDAFTMRRHWARLHGTESAGTDLAGMKVVIAGDVLHSRVARSDLWLLRTLGAEVTLVAPPTLLPFGVESWPCTVSYDLDEALATRPDAVMMLRVQGERMHSAFFPSVREYSRRWGLDDVRLDRLDALGLTDTIIMHPGPMNRGLEISARAADSPRSTVLDQVRNGVSVRMAALYLLLSGENSTARTQQEQTR
- the pyrR gene encoding bifunctional pyr operon transcriptional regulator/uracil phosphoribosyltransferase PyrR yields the protein MTAKDAISSRTVLSSADIDRALTRIAYEILEANKGPEDLVLMGIPRRGYPLAQRLAAKIAAAAPGVDPAAITGQLDVTMFRDDLARRPTRPPYATRVPVTGIDDKVVVLVDDVLYSGRTIRSALDALVDLGRPRIVRLAVLVDRGHRELPIRADHVGKNLPTASIEQVRVRLAESDSSAAGGPATDEVVIEGIA